From a region of the Chroicocephalus ridibundus chromosome 8, bChrRid1.1, whole genome shotgun sequence genome:
- the LOC134519631 gene encoding ATP-sensitive inward rectifier potassium channel 12 has protein sequence MTAGRVNPYSIVSSEEDGLRLTTMPGINGFGNGKIHTRRKCRNRFVKKNGQCNVEFTNMDDKPQRYIADMFTTCVDIRWRYMLLLFSLAFLVSWLLFGLIFWLIALIHGDLENPGGDDTFKPCVLQVNGFVAAFLFSIETQTTIGYGFRCVTEECPLAVFMVVVQSIVGCIIDSFMIGAIMAKMARPKKRAQTLLFSHNAVVAMRDGKLCLMWRVGNLRKSHIVEAHVRAQLIKPRITEEGEYIPLDQIDIDVGFDKGLDRIFLVSPITILHEINEDSPLFGISRQDLETDDFEIVVILEGMVEATAMTTQARSSYLASEILWGHRFEPVLFEEKNQYKVDYSHFHKTYEVPSTPRCSAKDLVENKFLLPSTNSFCYENELAFMSRDEEEEDDDSRGLEDLSPDNRHEFDRLQATIALDQRSYRRESEI, from the coding sequence ATGACTGCAGGCAGAGTCAACCCTTACAGCATCGTGTCCTCCGAGGAAGACGGGCTGAGGTTGACCACCATGCCAGGTATTAACGGCTTTGGCAATGGGAAAATCCACACCAGGAGGAAATGCAGGAACAGATTCGTAAAGAAGAACGGTCAGTGCAACGTGGAGTTCACCAACATGGATGACAAGCCGCAGAGGTACATTGCAGACATGTTTACCACTTGCGTTGACATCCGCTGGAGGTATATGCTCTTGCTCTTTTCCCTGGCATTTCTGGTGTCCTGGTTATTGTTTGGGCTGATTTTCTGGCTAATTGCACTCATTCATGGAGATCTAGAAAACCCGGGTGGAGACGATACCTTCAAGCCTTGCGTTCTGCAGGTCAATGGCTTTGtggctgcttttctgttctccatTGAGACCCAAACGACTATTGGTTACGGCTTCCGCTGCGTGACGGAGGAGTGCCCGCTCGCAGTCTTCATGGTGGTGGTTCAATCCATCGTGGGGTGTATAATTGACTCTTTCATGATTGGTGCAATAATGGCAAagatggccaggcccaaaaagcGGGCCCAGACATTACTTTTCAGCCATAACGCGGTAGTGGCAATGAGAGATGGAAAACTCTGCCTGATGTGGAGAGTTGGGAACCTCCGGAAAAGCCACATAGTAGAAGCCCACGTACGAGCTCAGCTAATTAAGCCCAGGATCACAGAAGAAGGGGAGTACATACCGCTCGACCAAATAGACATTGACGTGGGGTTTGATAAAGGCTTGGACCGTATCTTCTTGGTGTCTCCCATCACCATTCTCCACGAGATCAACGAAGACAGCCCCTTGTTTGGGATCAGCCGCCAGGATTTGGAGACAGATGACTTTGAGATCGTGGTCATCCTGGAAGGCATGGTAGAAGCCACTGCTATGACGACGCAAGCTCGGAGCTCCTACCTGGCCAGCGAAATCCTCTGGGGCCACCGCTTTGAGCCCGTCTTGTTTGAGGAGAAAAACCAGTACAAAGTAGACTATTCCCACTTCCACAAAACCTACGAGGTCCCGTCCACCCCCCGTTGCAGCGCCAAGGACTTGGTGGAGAACAAATTCCTGCTGCCCAGCACCAACTCCTTCTGCTACGAGAACGAGCTGGCCTTCATGAGCCGTGACGAGGAAGAGGAAGACGACGACAGCCGGGGTTTGGAGGACCTCAGCCCGGACAACAGGCACGAGTTCGATAGGCTTCAAGCCACAATAGCGTTGGATCAGCGGTCATACAGGAGGGAGTCGGAAATATGA